CTTAATGCAATGTCTGCAACTACTTTTCCGTGTCCACTAGCACCAATAATCAAAAGTTTGTTTTTCATAGTTTCATTCTTTCTTGTTTAGTTCCTTTGAAAGGCTCAATAGTTGCTGCAGTTCCTGAATTAATACCTTCTCTAACAAAGACCTTTTTGACGGTTAAAAAGATGACTTTCCAATCTTCAATAAAACTTATATTGTCTACATACTCAACATCGAGATTGAATTTATCCTCCCAGCTAATTGCATTTCTGCCATTAACCTGTGCCAAACCAGATAACCCTGGTCTGACTTCATGACGTCTTTTTTGATGAGTGCTATACAGCTGTAAATATTGCACCAACAGTGGTCTGGGGCCGATAATCGACATATCTCCCTTCAAAATATTAAAAAGCTCCGGGAGCTCATCAAGAGAGGTAGAACGCAAGAATTTGCCGAACTCGGTCAACCTAATATGATCAGGGAGTAAATTTCCATGTCCGTCTCTCTCGTCCGTCATAGTCCTAAATTTATACATCTTGAAAATATTCTCATTTAATCCAGGTCGTTTTTGCTTGAATAATACAGGACTACCTAACTTGGTTCTTACTAGCACAGCAACAATTAGAAACAGGGGACTAAGAACAATTATCGCGATTAAAGAAAGGATGAAATCCATCGGTCTTTTTACAAACCGTCTATAAATAGCACCTTGAAAATTCTTCATTATTTTAACCACAATCCTTTAATGATTTTAACGACTCTTTCTAAGTCTTCTTCTGTCATCTTCGTATCAGACGGCAAACATACACCATTTTCAAACAACGCCCGAGATACATCCGTCCCGACAAAATCATACTTTTCAAAGAATGGCTGCATATGCATTGGTTTCCATACTGGTCTCGACTCAATGTTTTCAGCTTCCAATGCTTCAAATAAATCTATAGGCCTTACCTTACCAGACAACGTTATCGAGCTTAGCCAATAATTTGGTGCATCCCATTCATTGTTAGGCATGAACTCAATGCCTTCCAGCCCGGTTAGCTCTTTTTTATAAAACTGGTAAATGGCGTTCTTTTTGGCTACTCTCTGATCTAATACTTTAAGCTGCCCTCTTCCGATCCCGGCAGCCACATTACTCATCCGGTAATTAAACCCTAATTCGCTATGTTGATAGTGCCTTGCTTGATCTCGGGATTGAGTGGCCCAAAATTTCGCTTTAGCAATTCTCTCTTCATCATTAGAAACAAGCATTCCACCACCGGAAGTAGTGATAATCTTGTTTCCATTAAAAGAGAAAATGCCATAGTCACCGAAAGTTCCTGTATGCTTACCTTTATAGTAAGTACCAAGAGACTCCGCAGCATCTTCAATTATTACTACATTATGTTTCTTGCAAATGTCCATAATTTTTTCCATATCTGCAGATAAGCCATATAAATGAACGACTATCACTGCCTTTACTTCTGGATACTTTTCAAAAGCTTCGTCTAATGCTTTTGGGCTCATATTCCAAGTTTCATAATCACTATCTATAAACACAGGAATAGCATTTTGATAGATAATTGGATTTGCAGTAGCAGAAAAAGTAAGTGTTGGACAGAATACAATATCTCCTTCACCGACTCCAGCTGCTTTTAGAGCAAGATGGATAGCAGCTGTTCCTGACGACAGTGCTGCTGCAGCTTTAGAACCAACCATTTCAGCAAGCTCTCGTTCAAATCCATTTACGTTTTCACCGAGGGGTGCAATCCAGTTCGTATCAAAAGCTTCTTTTATATATTGCATTTCATAACCTTCTTCACTCATATGAGGTGAAGAAAGGAATATTCTTTCTTTTACTTTTGTCGATTCCATCTTTTCGACTTCCTTTCTTAGTTGAGTAATAATTTAGTAGATTAGGACTTAATTGGAGTATAAAGTATTTCCAACCAACTACTAGCCCACTAAATTAAATCTGCTTTTAACATTAACTAAAAATTAGATTAACTTTATTTTCCTGCTTGTTCTTTTACACTGGAAGAAGGGTAAAAGGATCCTTACCTTTATTAAAGTATAGGATCCTTTCAGGTTTCATTATTCATTTGGATTTAATCTTCACTTTAGATGACTATTCATTACCCTCCCGTGGGGAATGCAAGTAGTCCTAAACAGCAGCAGTCACCTTTATGCGATTATTTGCCATGTCCAACAATTTACCCCTGATTTCACCTGTCTCTAATACAGGGAAATCTTCCATAAAATTAAGTAATGCCTCTTCGTTTATTAAAGCCGCCTTCCCAATATGTATTTTAGGGAATACTTGCTGTGGATGAATCTCATTTTCATTCAATAGCTCTTCATACATCTTCTCTCCAGGACGTAAACCTGAGAAATTTATACCTATCTCTTCACTAGTATATCCAGACAGTTTAATGAGATTTTTAGCGAGATCTATTATTTTCACCGGCTCTCCCATGTCAAGGACGAAGATTTCTCCGCCTTGTGCCAACGAACCCGCCTGTACAACAAGGCGGGATGCCTCAGGGATGGTCATAAAATATCTTGTCATTTCCGGGTGGGTAACGGTGACTGGACCACCTGACTGAATTTGCTTTTTGAATAGAGGAATGACACTTCCTCTGCTGCCCAAAACATTTCCAAAACGTACAGCTACAAATTTGGTGGAACTCTTTTGTGAGAGATGCTGGATCATCATTTCAGCAAAACGTTTCGTAGCACCCATCACATTAGGTGGGTTGACGGCTTTATCTGAGGAAATTAGGACAAAAGTGTTTACACCAAATGCATCGGCTGCATCCGCTACATTCTTAGTGCCAAAAATATTATTTTTCACTGCTTCTCTTGGATTGTATTCCATCAACGGTACATGCTTATGAGCCGCAGCATGATAAACGACAAATGGCTGGTACTGCTCCATGACTTCAAATATGCGTTCGCGATCTTGAATATCTGCGATGACCGGAATAATCTCTATCTCTTCTTGAAATGAATTTCGCAGTTCAATATCTATTTGATAGATGCTGTTTTCTCCGTGACCTAAAAGTATAATCTTTGATGGACTGAAGCGGCAGATCTGCCGGCATATTTCAGATCCTATCGAGCCGCCGGCACCGGTTACCAGAATGGTTTTTCCAGATATTGTTTCCGTGATTCCTTCAATATCCAATTCTACAGGCTCTCTGCCCAGCAGGTCTTCTACTTTTACATCCTTAAATTCATTTGAAGAAACTTTCCCTAACATGATGTCTTCCATCTTAGGAATGGTAAGGACCTTCATATCGGTTTCTTCACATTTTTTATAGATTGTATTCAGTTCTCTTTTATTTAATGAAGGAATGGCTAAGATAATTGTATCGATCTTTAGGTCCCGGCAAACTTCTTCCAGCTCATCAATCCCTCCAGCTACAGGTAAACCAAAGATCTGCAGGTGGTGTTTTTTCTTATCATCATCTAAGAAAGCAACAGGTGACAGCTTGGATTGACGGTTATTCAATAACTGCCTTACGACCATGGTTCCTGTCATGCCGGCACCAATGATTAAAGTCCGCTTATTATCAGAGGACACCTTGTAATATAGATCTCTAAATATCCTCCAGGATAATCTGGTTCCACAAATCAGCACCATGTGAATCAGCCAGGTAATGCCCAAAATCCGTACATACACATCTTGGTTTGCAATCTGCTGAAAAACCCCGGTTGTAATCGCCGATAATGAAACAGCATTAAATATGGCAAGAAGCTCTTTTATGCTGGCATATTCCCATGCCCTCTTATACAAGCGATAAATGGAGGCAAATACATGGTGGGAAATTAGAAGAATTAATGAACTGATAATGATCGTTGGGTTCAATAGCTCTTTGGATGGATTAATAATGAAATAACTAAGATAAATAGCAGCAACAACGGTAAAAGAATCTAAAAACACCAAAAAGGCCAATCTTTTTCTATACGTCATTTAACCACTCTCCTTTCGGGCTTATACTTTGACTCAATTCTTTAATAGCGATAAATGAAAATATCTAATGAAAGAACAGAACATTATTCTCTCATTAGATATTTCATTAAACTTAATAAAATTGGGCATCCAACCCATCCTCACACCGCACTTCTGACGACAAGCGTCTAAGGTTTTCACCCACAGTACAGCCGAGTGTCTCCGTTGATAAAGGTAAGGAGGCATCACCTGAATGGAAAAACGTTGCTTTAGAATATGCCTAAGAATTTCTTTTTTTTGATTCGACTTGGTGGATGTCCGCCTATTGAATGATTTTGCAGGATAATTTCTGCGTTTTCTCTATAAAGATACGCGGCTTCGCTTCCAAATTCCTTATTAAGAACATCTAAGCCATTTAAAAGCTGGAATCCTCTAGTAGTGGTGTTGTGTGCGTCTGATGCGATGATGTGGGTGAGCTGTGCTTCTACTAGTTCCAGCGAGAATTTACGTATTTTTTTCCCGAAGTGACCGGTCAGGCTTGCTGCGGTTACCTGGGTTAGCGATCCTTTTTTTACTAAGTTGTAGAGGAGGTCCGGGTTCTCGATGATTTCTGCATTGCGTTCTGGATGAACGATGATAGGGGTGAACCCCTTAATCTGAAGATCAAACAGCATCGTTTCTGTGTATCTTGGAACATGGCCGGATGGCAGTTCAATCAACATATATCTTGTATCTTGTATGGGAAGGATTTCACCGTTTTCTATTCCTTGAAGGAGCTCGCCGTGGATGCGGGTTTCTTGACCGGGTATGATGGTTAGCGGAATTTTTTGTTCGTCTAAAGCTTTATTTAAGCGATTTACGTGATCCACGATGACAGCCTTCTGGTTTATGTGCGTTCCATTCATGTGATGGGGAGTTGCTACAATTTTCGTGATCCCTTCTGCTGCAGCTGCTTTAGCCATGCGAATGGAATCATCCAAATTTTGTGCTCCGTCGTCTAAACCAGGGAGAATATGACAATGTATGTCGATCACGTAAAACACCTCAAGTTTGCGTTATTTTTAATTCTTTTGACCTATTAAACTATATTTCAACACTATTTTTATCCTATCATCTTCCTTAATTTAGTGATAGAGGGTTATTTTGTCGAATTATGACTTTTTTCCACCATAATAATAATAATAGTGGCTGTCTTCTTGTTTTTTGTTATTTAATACCACCCCAAGAAGCTTTGCATTCGCGTTATGAAGCTGCTCCTTCGCCTTTTGAGCGCGCTCAATTTCCGTTTTGCCTGAGCTGACAACGAGGACTACGCCTTCTACTTGGTTGGCCAATACTTGAGCATCTGTTACAGCTAAAACAGGAGGAGTGTCGAAAACGATCAGATCATACAGCTTTCTTGCTTCATCCAGCAGCGCTCTCATATTGCGGGACGCAAGAAGCTCGGACGGATTTGGCGGGATCGGACCACTTGTCAGTAAATGCAGGTTATCCTGTCCGCTTGGTTTTACTGTATCCTGAAGATCCATTTGCTTCGTTAGCACATTGGTGAGGCCTGTATGATTATCGAGCTTGAACGTAAAATGAGCTGTTGGC
The Metabacillus sp. FJAT-52054 genome window above contains:
- a CDS encoding CpsB/CapC family capsule biosynthesis tyrosine phosphatase, which codes for MIDIHCHILPGLDDGAQNLDDSIRMAKAAAAEGITKIVATPHHMNGTHINQKAVIVDHVNRLNKALDEQKIPLTIIPGQETRIHGELLQGIENGEILPIQDTRYMLIELPSGHVPRYTETMLFDLQIKGFTPIIVHPERNAEIIENPDLLYNLVKKGSLTQVTAASLTGHFGKKIRKFSLELVEAQLTHIIASDAHNTTTRGFQLLNGLDVLNKEFGSEAAYLYRENAEIILQNHSIGGHPPSRIKKKKFLGIF
- a CDS encoding sugar transferase; this translates as MKNFQGAIYRRFVKRPMDFILSLIAIIVLSPLFLIVAVLVRTKLGSPVLFKQKRPGLNENIFKMYKFRTMTDERDGHGNLLPDHIRLTEFGKFLRSTSLDELPELFNILKGDMSIIGPRPLLVQYLQLYSTHQKRRHEVRPGLSGLAQVNGRNAISWEDKFNLDVEYVDNISFIEDWKVIFLTVKKVFVREGINSGTAATIEPFKGTKQERMKL
- a CDS encoding aminotransferase class I/II-fold pyridoxal phosphate-dependent enzyme, with product MESTKVKERIFLSSPHMSEEGYEMQYIKEAFDTNWIAPLGENVNGFERELAEMVGSKAAAALSSGTAAIHLALKAAGVGEGDIVFCPTLTFSATANPIIYQNAIPVFIDSDYETWNMSPKALDEAFEKYPEVKAVIVVHLYGLSADMEKIMDICKKHNVVIIEDAAESLGTYYKGKHTGTFGDYGIFSFNGNKIITTSGGGMLVSNDEERIAKAKFWATQSRDQARHYQHSELGFNYRMSNVAAGIGRGQLKVLDQRVAKKNAIYQFYKKELTGLEGIEFMPNNEWDAPNYWLSSITLSGKVRPIDLFEALEAENIESRPVWKPMHMQPFFEKYDFVGTDVSRALFENGVCLPSDTKMTEEDLERVVKIIKGLWLK
- a CDS encoding nucleoside-diphosphate sugar epimerase/dehydratase produces the protein MTYRKRLAFLVFLDSFTVVAAIYLSYFIINPSKELLNPTIIISSLILLISHHVFASIYRLYKRAWEYASIKELLAIFNAVSLSAITTGVFQQIANQDVYVRILGITWLIHMVLICGTRLSWRIFRDLYYKVSSDNKRTLIIGAGMTGTMVVRQLLNNRQSKLSPVAFLDDDKKKHHLQIFGLPVAGGIDELEEVCRDLKIDTIILAIPSLNKRELNTIYKKCEETDMKVLTIPKMEDIMLGKVSSNEFKDVKVEDLLGREPVELDIEGITETISGKTILVTGAGGSIGSEICRQICRFSPSKIILLGHGENSIYQIDIELRNSFQEEIEIIPVIADIQDRERIFEVMEQYQPFVVYHAAAHKHVPLMEYNPREAVKNNIFGTKNVADAADAFGVNTFVLISSDKAVNPPNVMGATKRFAEMMIQHLSQKSSTKFVAVRFGNVLGSRGSVIPLFKKQIQSGGPVTVTHPEMTRYFMTIPEASRLVVQAGSLAQGGEIFVLDMGEPVKIIDLAKNLIKLSGYTSEEIGINFSGLRPGEKMYEELLNENEIHPQQVFPKIHIGKAALINEEALLNFMEDFPVLETGEIRGKLLDMANNRIKVTAAV
- a CDS encoding CpsD/CapB family tyrosine-protein kinase, which translates into the protein MARKDRKQIFQFQNRSLISMNNPKSPIAEQYRTIRTNIEFSNVEGNLSSMLVTSSGPSEGKSTTSANLAVVFAQQGKKVLLIDADLRKPTAHFTFKLDNHTGLTNVLTKQMDLQDTVKPSGQDNLHLLTSGPIPPNPSELLASRNMRALLDEARKLYDLIVFDTPPVLAVTDAQVLANQVEGVVLVVSSGKTEIERAQKAKEQLHNANAKLLGVVLNNKKQEDSHYYYYYGGKKS